Proteins co-encoded in one Listeria ivanovii subsp. ivanovii genomic window:
- a CDS encoding ATP-binding cassette domain-containing protein: MLRLQFHKKLPFHDLNIDYTFDQPVTAMMGASGSGKSTLFQCVSGLKTIDGGTIDFDGTPWDDSTISLHLPATERKVGYLFQNLALFPNMNVYENIAFGLKVRKKKKKEQLEIQQQVRKMSDYLQISHLLYSSVQKLSGGEKQRVAMARAMIIEPKLLLLDEPFNGLDEETRLICMKLVGQMAKDFHIPVIFVTHYASEAEMMTGEILVMRDGRLEKRKS, encoded by the coding sequence ATGCTTCGATTACAATTTCATAAAAAACTTCCTTTTCACGACCTAAATATCGACTACACCTTTGACCAACCTGTCACAGCAATGATGGGAGCTAGCGGTTCTGGAAAATCTACTTTATTCCAATGTGTGAGCGGACTTAAAACGATTGATGGTGGTACGATTGACTTCGACGGAACACCTTGGGACGATTCTACTATCTCACTCCATCTCCCCGCCACAGAACGAAAAGTAGGTTATTTATTCCAAAATCTCGCTTTATTCCCTAATATGAATGTCTATGAAAATATTGCTTTTGGGCTAAAAGTTCGAAAAAAGAAGAAAAAGGAACAACTGGAAATTCAGCAACAAGTAAGGAAAATGAGTGATTATTTGCAAATATCGCATTTACTTTATTCTTCTGTTCAAAAACTTTCTGGTGGAGAAAAACAACGTGTCGCTATGGCTCGAGCAATGATTATCGAACCAAAATTACTTTTACTTGATGAACCGTTTAATGGCTTGGATGAAGAAACGCGGCTGATTTGTATGAAACTAGTTGGACAAATGGCAAAAGATTTTCATATTCCGGTTATTTTTGTCACACATTATGCCTCGGAAGCAGAAATGATGACAGGTGAGATTTTGGTGATGCGAGATGGACGACTTGAAAAACGCAAAAGTTAA
- a CDS encoding molybdate ABC transporter permease subunit → MFTSVWHTLLVATISTFIAFITMLPLSYYFAGRKSRFQLIVEILILLPLVLPPTVVGLVLLNILGRNDFVGGFLWNTFDFSFIFSLSGAIVATTIIILPIMYQGLKSAFLSIDHELVWAAETLSANKKQTFQKIILPNCWQPILAGVLLSFCRAMGEFGASLMVAGYIEGKTDTIASSIYFMVQQGDMRTAIYLGLINVIIGVFALLVIHILTVRQTQLMRGM, encoded by the coding sequence ATGTTTACATCTGTTTGGCATACTTTACTCGTTGCCACTATTTCAACATTTATAGCATTTATTACGATGTTGCCACTTAGTTATTATTTTGCTGGTCGAAAATCTCGCTTTCAATTAATCGTGGAAATACTGATTCTACTACCACTTGTCTTGCCGCCTACTGTGGTGGGTCTGGTATTGCTAAATATTTTAGGACGAAATGACTTCGTTGGTGGATTTTTATGGAATACATTTGATTTTAGTTTTATTTTTTCACTTAGTGGGGCGATTGTTGCAACGACGATTATTATTTTACCCATTATGTATCAAGGGCTAAAATCTGCTTTTCTATCGATTGATCATGAGTTAGTATGGGCGGCAGAAACTCTGTCGGCTAATAAAAAACAAACTTTCCAGAAGATTATTTTACCCAATTGCTGGCAACCTATTTTAGCTGGTGTTTTACTTAGTTTTTGTCGGGCGATGGGAGAATTTGGAGCAAGTTTGATGGTAGCTGGTTATATTGAAGGGAAAACGGACACAATTGCTTCTAGTATTTACTTTATGGTACAACAAGGTGACATGCGAACAGCAATCTATCTGGGATTAATTAATGTAATTATTGGGGTGTTTGCGTTACTAGTTATTCATATTCTTACCGTACGCCAAACCCAATTGATGAGGGGGATGTAA
- the modA gene encoding molybdate ABC transporter substrate-binding protein — protein MKKIGFIITCGLLLLLTACGSSQKETKITTIHISAAASLKDTIDEVKPLFEKEYPTIKLAFDFGGSGQIRERVESGAPIDGVLLASKKDTDTLLEQDLAEQAREFASNQLVLIEPKNANEVANQNLKQLLNHADKIAIGDPESVPAGAYAKQTLENLQLYDAEKAKLVLATDVRQVLSYVEAGNADAGFVYQTDALLSKKVQVSAKIDAKLHNPIAYYSAQVSNSEQKKAATTFLDFMNKQEAQKILGKYGFQSAN, from the coding sequence ATGAAAAAAATCGGATTTATTATAACTTGCGGATTATTACTGCTACTAACAGCATGTGGTAGCAGTCAAAAAGAGACAAAAATAACGACTATACATATTTCCGCAGCAGCAAGTTTGAAAGATACTATAGATGAAGTGAAGCCACTTTTTGAAAAAGAATATCCAACCATCAAATTAGCTTTTGATTTTGGTGGATCTGGACAAATTCGTGAACGTGTAGAGAGCGGTGCCCCAATTGATGGCGTACTTTTAGCTAGTAAAAAAGATACTGATACCTTGTTGGAGCAAGATTTGGCCGAGCAAGCGCGTGAATTCGCTAGTAACCAATTAGTATTAATTGAACCAAAGAACGCGAATGAAGTGGCTAATCAAAACTTAAAACAACTACTTAACCATGCCGATAAAATTGCTATTGGTGACCCAGAATCCGTCCCAGCTGGTGCTTATGCAAAACAAACACTAGAAAATCTACAACTTTATGATGCGGAAAAAGCGAAACTAGTGCTTGCGACAGATGTTCGACAAGTATTATCTTATGTAGAGGCTGGGAATGCGGATGCTGGTTTTGTATACCAAACAGACGCACTGCTAAGTAAAAAAGTTCAAGTATCAGCTAAAATAGATGCCAAATTGCATAATCCGATTGCTTATTACAGCGCACAAGTTAGTAATTCAGAACAGAAAAAAGCAGCAACAACTTTTTTAGACTTTATGAATAAACAAGAAGCACAGAAAATTCTCGGAAAATATGGATTCCAATCAGCTAATTAA
- a CDS encoding molybdopterin molybdotransferase MoeA: MIEKRNTIKMEQAREILCNQITHLPVEKVGIGSALHQVLQEPIFAPFPAPYFRRSGYDGYAITETDDENYPITLRVVAEVPCGETYDKPLAPGETVRIMTGAKVPTSASKIIMLEQSKETTNKNEITLINTQPTSNITEIGAEFAKGDLLLDRGHTLNAGSISLLASFGINEVQVIRKPKVAILSTGSELVTAGNPLPDGKIYNSNQPLLENLLQLSHAEICAAEQLPDNYLDTKRRLLELTEIADLIVTTGGVSVGDFDFMADIAKQEAELLFNKIQMRPGSPTTGMWLNDTLIIALSGNPGACFTGFYLLVEPVLATLMGKEHTATKQVQAKMATDYSKNNGFDRFLRGTYQLSETGEYLVKPVGSDMSSALGNLHLTTCLLKIPRGKVGKFTGEEVEAWLLSSK, encoded by the coding sequence ATGATTGAAAAAAGAAACACCATTAAAATGGAACAAGCAAGAGAAATTTTATGCAACCAGATTACACACCTTCCAGTGGAGAAGGTAGGGATAGGAAGTGCGTTACATCAAGTTTTGCAAGAACCGATTTTTGCCCCCTTTCCAGCTCCTTATTTTCGGCGTTCGGGATATGACGGATATGCTATTACAGAAACTGATGATGAAAATTATCCTATCACTTTACGTGTGGTTGCGGAAGTTCCTTGCGGGGAAACATATGATAAACCACTTGCGCCAGGTGAAACTGTCCGAATAATGACAGGGGCAAAAGTACCAACAAGCGCGAGCAAAATTATCATGCTTGAACAATCAAAAGAAACGACCAATAAAAATGAAATCACCCTAATAAATACACAACCAACCAGTAATATTACAGAAATTGGTGCAGAATTTGCGAAAGGGGATTTACTTTTAGACCGTGGCCATACGCTAAATGCCGGTTCGATAAGTTTACTTGCTTCCTTTGGGATTAATGAGGTGCAAGTCATCAGGAAACCGAAAGTAGCTATTTTATCTACTGGCAGTGAGTTGGTGACTGCTGGAAATCCACTTCCAGATGGGAAAATATACAATAGCAATCAGCCATTACTTGAAAATCTTTTACAACTGTCCCATGCTGAAATTTGCGCTGCAGAACAACTACCAGATAATTATCTTGATACCAAACGACGATTGCTTGAACTGACAGAAATTGCTGATTTGATAGTTACGACAGGTGGAGTATCGGTAGGAGATTTTGATTTCATGGCAGATATCGCCAAACAAGAAGCGGAATTACTATTTAATAAAATTCAAATGCGTCCAGGTAGTCCAACGACTGGGATGTGGTTAAATGATACATTAATTATTGCGCTTTCTGGAAACCCGGGCGCTTGTTTTACCGGATTTTATTTATTAGTGGAGCCTGTACTCGCTACTTTAATGGGGAAAGAACACACTGCGACAAAACAAGTCCAAGCAAAAATGGCGACGGATTATTCGAAAAATAATGGTTTTGATCGGTTTTTGCGAGGGACTTATCAGCTTTCAGAGACTGGCGAATATTTAGTAAAACCAGTAGGGAGCGACATGTCGAGTGCACTTGGAAATTTACATTTGACAACTTGTTTGCTTAAAATTCCACGAGGGAAAGTTGGAAAGTTTACCGGAGAAGAGGTAGAAGCATGGCTACTATCCTCCAAATAA
- the mobB gene encoding molybdopterin-guanine dinucleotide biosynthesis protein B has translation MATILQIIGFKNSGKTTLLNALIKASRKENYTVSAIKHDAHDFSIDHVGTDSFSYQESGAEAVVIANSRRYAVMEQAGIDLKTAIQKLPKSDIILIEGYKQGPFPKIVLIREKAEIEQLKDSKTVHKIATRHLELQEEAIFIGEEAKLTQFAEMIIKEFLQ, from the coding sequence ATGGCTACTATCCTCCAAATAATTGGCTTTAAAAATAGTGGGAAAACGACTTTGCTAAATGCGTTAATTAAAGCCAGTCGTAAAGAAAATTATACAGTTTCTGCTATAAAACATGATGCGCATGATTTTTCTATTGATCACGTAGGAACAGATTCTTTTTCCTATCAAGAAAGCGGGGCAGAAGCGGTAGTTATCGCTAATTCTCGCCGATATGCTGTGATGGAGCAGGCGGGAATAGACTTAAAAACGGCAATCCAAAAATTACCTAAATCAGATATCATTTTGATAGAAGGATACAAACAAGGTCCTTTCCCCAAAATTGTACTTATCCGTGAAAAAGCAGAAATCGAACAATTGAAAGATAGCAAAACCGTACATAAAATTGCGACTCGTCATTTGGAATTACAGGAAGAAGCCATTTTTATTGGTGAGGAAGCCAAGTTAACTCAATTTGCGGAAATGATTATCAAGGAGTTTTTACAATGA
- a CDS encoding molybdenum cofactor biosynthesis protein MoaE: MKYIALQQEKIEIQALSEKLINKKHGGINIFIGTIREWTGNIQTEEIRYTAYEEMALKELTKLADEVKAEWTADVVIVHRLGLLQLTDIAVFIGVSTPHRAACYEASRYIIERLKERVPIWKEEKDIDKTRWGGASVNNN, from the coding sequence ATGAAATATATAGCGCTTCAGCAAGAAAAAATCGAAATTCAAGCACTTTCTGAAAAGCTTATCAATAAAAAGCATGGTGGCATCAATATTTTTATTGGAACAATCCGTGAATGGACGGGGAATATTCAAACCGAAGAAATTCGTTATACTGCCTATGAAGAAATGGCACTTAAAGAATTAACCAAACTAGCTGATGAAGTGAAAGCAGAATGGACCGCCGATGTTGTGATTGTCCACCGACTAGGGTTACTCCAGCTAACAGATATTGCCGTTTTTATTGGTGTTTCCACGCCTCATCGCGCAGCTTGTTACGAGGCATCTCGATATATTATTGAGCGATTAAAAGAACGAGTACCTATTTGGAAAGAAGAAAAAGATATAGATAAAACGAGGTGGGGTGGTGCCAGTGTTAACAACAATTAA
- the moaD gene encoding molybdopterin converting factor subunit 1: protein MLTTIKFFAFLVEKTNKTEVKLNLQQCRTVGEVRELISSEFPEIAVDLSTCMLAVNMEFQQDQDVLPEKIEEIAVIPPVSGG, encoded by the coding sequence GTGTTAACAACAATTAAATTTTTTGCTTTTTTAGTAGAGAAAACAAATAAAACGGAAGTAAAGTTAAACTTGCAGCAATGTCGAACGGTTGGTGAAGTGCGGGAACTGATTAGCAGCGAATTTCCAGAGATTGCTGTAGATCTTTCTACTTGCATGCTAGCTGTTAATATGGAATTTCAACAAGATCAGGATGTTTTACCTGAGAAAATAGAAGAAATAGCCGTTATTCCGCCAGTTAGTGGTGGGTGA
- the moaC gene encoding cyclic pyranopterin monophosphate synthase MoaC: MENDDLTHFNEEKRAKMVDVTAKSETKRRAIASTTIHMNEETLARIHAGKIEKGDVLAVAQVAGIMAAKKTSELIPMCHPIMTTKADISFQDDAKTKLTVISEVVTVGKTGVEMEALTAVTVAALTIYDMCKAMDRRMRIEQTYLVEKTGGKSGTFKAEV, translated from the coding sequence ATGGAAAACGATGATTTAACTCATTTTAACGAAGAAAAACGAGCGAAAATGGTAGATGTAACTGCAAAATCAGAAACAAAACGCCGGGCTATTGCTAGCACTACAATCCATATGAACGAAGAAACTTTAGCAAGAATTCATGCAGGTAAGATAGAAAAAGGGGACGTTCTGGCAGTTGCTCAAGTTGCAGGAATTATGGCTGCTAAAAAAACGAGCGAACTAATTCCGATGTGTCACCCGATTATGACAACAAAAGCGGATATTTCTTTTCAAGATGATGCTAAAACCAAACTAACGGTTATTTCGGAAGTGGTCACTGTTGGTAAAACTGGTGTGGAAATGGAAGCTCTTACCGCCGTCACAGTTGCTGCGCTAACGATTTATGATATGTGTAAAGCGATGGATAGAAGAATGCGTATAGAGCAAACTTATTTAGTAGAGAAAACTGGCGGGAAAAGTGGGACATTTAAAGCAGAAGTGTAA
- the moaA gene encoding GTP 3',8-cyclase MoaA, producing the protein MQLLTDKFGRVHDYIRISVTDRCNLRCVYCMPEEGLTFLPHEKVLSKDEIVGFMEIMVKFGIKKVRITGGEPLLRTDIVEIVRGLGSIPEIEDISITTNAMYLAKKAEALKEAGLTRVNISLDSLHADRFQAITRGGRLQKVLDGIQKAEEVGLFPIKLNVVLIKGQNEDEITDFLQFTKDKDINIRFIEYMPIGHAGTSWKEKYLSLDTIFEACNEAGFAYESVDTIRGNGPSENFRIEGAKGTFGVIHPVSAHFCDSCNRLRLTADGYIKACLYWDEEMNIRPFINEPVKLMQLVQKAIDNKPENHEMALKLQDEVQSNKPTWRRMSQIGG; encoded by the coding sequence ATGCAATTATTAACGGATAAATTTGGGCGAGTACATGATTATATTCGCATTTCAGTAACAGATCGGTGCAATTTAAGGTGTGTCTATTGTATGCCCGAAGAAGGCCTGACATTTTTGCCCCATGAAAAAGTGCTATCCAAAGATGAAATTGTCGGTTTCATGGAAATAATGGTGAAATTTGGTATAAAAAAGGTGCGTATCACTGGTGGAGAGCCATTACTTAGAACAGATATTGTCGAAATTGTTCGTGGCTTAGGGTCGATTCCAGAAATCGAGGATATTTCCATTACGACTAATGCAATGTACTTAGCGAAAAAAGCAGAGGCACTCAAAGAAGCTGGTCTTACCCGAGTGAATATCAGCTTGGATTCCCTTCATGCAGATCGTTTCCAAGCAATCACGCGCGGGGGACGTTTACAAAAAGTATTAGATGGCATTCAAAAAGCCGAAGAGGTTGGCTTATTTCCAATTAAATTAAATGTTGTGTTAATTAAAGGTCAAAATGAGGATGAAATAACCGATTTCCTTCAATTTACTAAAGATAAAGACATTAACATCCGTTTTATTGAATACATGCCAATTGGACATGCGGGAACAAGTTGGAAAGAAAAATATCTTTCGCTGGATACAATTTTTGAAGCATGTAATGAAGCAGGATTTGCTTACGAGTCAGTCGATACGATTCGTGGCAACGGCCCTTCTGAAAATTTTCGAATAGAAGGAGCCAAAGGGACATTTGGAGTTATTCATCCAGTTAGTGCCCATTTTTGCGATAGTTGCAATCGACTTAGACTAACTGCAGATGGCTATATTAAAGCTTGTCTATACTGGGATGAAGAAATGAATATTCGCCCTTTCATTAATGAACCAGTCAAATTAATGCAACTTGTCCAAAAAGCAATTGATAACAAGCCAGAAAACCATGAAATGGCGCTTAAATTGCAAGATGAAGTCCAATCCAATAAACCAACTTGGCGTCGAATGAGCCAAATTGGTGGTTAA
- a CDS encoding molybdenum cofactor biosynthesis protein B — translation MEQKTFISTTCSILTISDTRDIETDASGRLIQTQLEAAGHQVFSRVVVPDNPDLILQKVKKLAACEPFCLITNGGTGIAKRDVTYEALFSLIRQEIPGFGELFRMLSYEEIGSRAMVSRAFAGFSQSGLLVFALPGSTNACHLAMERLIIPELPHLIAERQK, via the coding sequence ATGGAACAAAAAACATTTATTTCTACTACTTGTAGTATTTTGACAATTAGTGATACGAGAGATATAGAGACTGATGCGAGCGGACGGTTAATTCAAACACAATTAGAAGCAGCTGGTCATCAAGTATTTTCCCGCGTGGTTGTTCCCGACAATCCCGATTTAATCTTACAAAAGGTGAAAAAACTAGCTGCCTGTGAACCCTTTTGTTTAATCACAAATGGAGGAACAGGGATTGCTAAGCGCGATGTAACTTATGAAGCGTTATTCTCGTTGATCCGACAAGAGATTCCTGGATTTGGTGAATTGTTTCGGATGCTTAGTTATGAAGAAATCGGTAGTCGAGCGATGGTATCACGTGCATTTGCTGGGTTTTCGCAAAGTGGCTTGTTAGTATTCGCTTTGCCTGGCTCAACCAACGCTTGTCACCTAGCTATGGAAAGACTAATTATCCCTGAACTTCCTCATTTAATAGCAGAACGGCAAAAATAA
- a CDS encoding ThiF family adenylyltransferase: MERYDRQMRVTTIGKSGQAKLLTKTILIVGVGAIGSYAAEICARMGFGKLLLIDRDYVEWSNLQRQSLFTEQDAFEKQAKAYAACKALRLINSEIEIDYLVEDANPESLATFATKVDYILDCTDNFMTREILNQFAFNYRIPWIFTSCAGNYANIMPIIPPDSACLHCLIDNLPQTNAASCDIIGVDGALIPIVAGMQVSLLTQMILKPDFAANTYFQVDNWQFTFRSLQVNKRPNCSGCSSQATFEKPFSKKAVALCGRDTVQFQLAQKSNYEAIKQRLKEVQITYNENPALLSFDYQAYQFVIFKNGRVLLHGTENILEATKIYQLFFN, from the coding sequence TTGGAACGCTATGATCGTCAAATGCGTGTTACAACTATTGGAAAATCTGGCCAAGCTAAACTGTTAACAAAGACGATTTTAATTGTCGGTGTTGGTGCTATCGGTTCCTATGCGGCTGAAATTTGCGCGCGAATGGGATTTGGAAAATTACTTTTAATAGACCGTGATTATGTGGAGTGGAGCAACTTGCAACGCCAATCCCTTTTTACAGAACAAGATGCATTTGAAAAACAAGCCAAAGCATATGCAGCCTGCAAAGCGCTTCGATTAATTAATAGCGAGATTGAAATCGATTATCTAGTGGAGGATGCGAATCCGGAAAGTCTAGCTACTTTTGCTACTAAAGTTGACTATATTTTAGATTGTACGGATAATTTTATGACACGAGAAATTTTAAATCAGTTTGCTTTTAACTATCGGATTCCTTGGATTTTCACTTCTTGTGCAGGCAATTATGCGAATATCATGCCGATTATCCCACCGGACTCTGCTTGTTTACACTGTTTAATCGATAATTTACCACAAACCAATGCTGCAAGTTGCGATATCATTGGTGTGGATGGCGCACTTATACCTATTGTCGCCGGCATGCAAGTTTCGCTCCTTACCCAAATGATTTTAAAGCCAGATTTTGCCGCAAATACGTATTTCCAAGTGGATAATTGGCAATTCACGTTTCGCTCACTTCAAGTGAACAAGCGACCCAATTGTTCCGGTTGTTCCTCTCAAGCCACTTTTGAAAAACCATTTTCTAAAAAAGCAGTTGCACTCTGCGGTCGAGACACGGTTCAATTTCAATTAGCACAAAAAAGTAATTATGAAGCAATCAAACAACGACTTAAAGAAGTACAAATTACCTATAATGAAAATCCCGCCCTTCTAAGCTTTGATTACCAAGCGTATCAGTTTGTTATTTTTAAAAACGGACGCGTGTTACTTCATGGTACAGAAAATATCTTGGAAGCAACAAAAATTTATCAGCTATTTTTTAATTAA
- the def gene encoding peptide deformylase, which yields MLMMDDIVREGHPALREVASEVSFPLSDEEKKLGREMLEFLINSQDEELAEKYGLRGGVGIAAPQLAVTKRFLAIHVHDEKDRLYSYVLYNPKIRSHSVQQACLSGGEGCLSVDREVPGYVVRSERVTIDAFDEDGTPLKLRFKGYPAIVVQHEIDHLNGIMFYDHINKENPSYLPPDVDVFG from the coding sequence ATGCTTATGATGGACGATATTGTACGAGAAGGTCACCCGGCGCTACGTGAGGTTGCCAGTGAAGTGTCATTTCCGCTTTCAGATGAAGAAAAAAAATTAGGGCGCGAGATGCTCGAATTTCTAATTAATAGTCAAGATGAAGAACTTGCTGAAAAATATGGCTTACGTGGTGGTGTCGGAATTGCCGCACCTCAACTTGCCGTAACAAAGCGCTTTTTAGCGATTCATGTCCATGATGAAAAAGATCGACTTTATAGTTATGTGCTTTATAATCCAAAAATTCGTAGCCACTCTGTTCAACAAGCTTGTCTTTCTGGCGGAGAAGGCTGTCTTTCTGTCGACCGTGAAGTCCCAGGTTATGTTGTTCGTAGTGAACGAGTTACTATCGATGCTTTTGATGAAGATGGCACACCATTAAAATTACGATTCAAAGGCTATCCCGCGATTGTAGTTCAACACGAAATTGATCATTTAAATGGAATTATGTTTTATGACCATATTAATAAAGAAAACCCATCTTACTTGCCACCCGATGTGGATGTATTTGGTTAA
- the pdhA gene encoding pyruvate dehydrogenase (acetyl-transferring) E1 component subunit alpha, with product MASKTKKAIIDVKKQFEAVHKQFELVQILNEKGEIVNPDLMPDLTDEELVELMTRMVWTRVLDQRSISLNRQGRLGFYAPTAGQEASQLASHYALEKHDYILPGYRDVPQLIWHGLPLTKAFLFSRGHFVGNQFPEDLNVLSPQIIIGAQIVQAAGVALGLKKRKKDAVVITYTGDGGSSQGDFYEGMNFAGAFHAPAIFVVQNNKFAISTPREKQSAAETLAQKAVAAGIPGVQVDGMDPLAVYAVTKFARERAVAGEGPTLIETMTYRYGPHTLSGDDPTRYRTKELDGEWELKDPIVRFRTFLEGKGLWNEEKENAVIDQAKEEIKVAIKEADATPKQTVTDLLKNMYETPTAPIKEQLAIYEAKESK from the coding sequence ATGGCTTCTAAAACAAAGAAGGCTATTATCGACGTAAAGAAACAATTTGAGGCTGTTCATAAACAATTTGAATTGGTTCAAATTTTGAATGAAAAAGGAGAAATCGTAAATCCAGATTTAATGCCGGATTTGACAGATGAAGAGTTAGTAGAATTAATGACTCGTATGGTTTGGACTCGTGTACTTGACCAACGTTCTATCTCACTTAACCGTCAAGGACGTCTAGGTTTCTATGCTCCAACAGCAGGTCAAGAGGCATCTCAACTTGCAAGTCACTATGCACTTGAAAAACATGACTATATTCTTCCGGGTTACCGTGATGTGCCACAACTTATCTGGCACGGACTTCCACTTACAAAAGCGTTCTTGTTCTCTCGTGGACACTTTGTAGGTAACCAATTCCCTGAAGATTTAAATGTATTATCACCACAAATCATCATCGGTGCTCAAATTGTTCAAGCTGCTGGTGTAGCTCTTGGTCTTAAAAAACGTAAAAAAGATGCTGTTGTAATCACTTATACTGGTGATGGTGGTTCATCTCAAGGTGACTTCTATGAAGGAATGAACTTTGCAGGTGCTTTCCATGCTCCAGCAATCTTCGTAGTACAAAACAATAAATTCGCGATTTCTACACCTCGTGAAAAACAATCTGCTGCTGAAACATTAGCTCAAAAAGCAGTTGCAGCTGGAATCCCAGGTGTACAAGTTGACGGAATGGATCCACTTGCAGTATATGCTGTAACTAAATTCGCTCGTGAACGTGCAGTTGCTGGTGAAGGTCCAACTCTAATTGAAACAATGACATACCGCTATGGTCCACATACACTTTCTGGTGATGATCCAACTCGTTACCGTACAAAAGAACTTGACGGAGAATGGGAACTTAAAGACCCAATCGTTCGCTTCCGTACTTTCTTAGAAGGAAAAGGACTTTGGAACGAAGAAAAAGAAAATGCTGTTATTGATCAAGCAAAAGAAGAAATTAAAGTAGCTATTAAAGAAGCAGACGCTACACCAAAACAAACAGTGACTGATCTTCTTAAAAATATGTACGAAACACCAACTGCTCCTATCAAAGAGCAACTGGCAATCTATGAAGCGAAGGAGTCGAAATAA
- a CDS encoding alpha-ketoacid dehydrogenase subunit beta, whose translation MAQKTMIQAITDALAVELEKDENVLVFGEDVGKNGGVFRATEGLQDKFGEDRVFDTPLAESGIGGLAIGLALEGFRPVPEIQFFGFVFEVMDSVAGQMARMRYRTGGTRTAPITIRAPFGGGVHTPEMHADNLEGLMAQSPGLKVVIPSTPYDAKGLLISAIRDNDPVIFLEHMKLYRSFREEVPEGEYTVEIGKAAVRREGTDVSIITYGAMVQESMKASEALEKDGVSVEVIDLRTISPIDVDTIVASVKKTNRAVVVQEAQKQAGIAANVIAEINDRAILSLEAPVMRVAAPDSVFPFSQAETVWLPNHNDIIERVKEVIAF comes from the coding sequence ATGGCGCAAAAAACAATGATTCAAGCGATTACAGATGCGCTTGCAGTAGAACTTGAAAAAGACGAAAACGTATTAGTTTTTGGGGAAGACGTTGGTAAAAATGGCGGCGTATTCCGTGCAACAGAAGGATTACAAGATAAATTTGGCGAAGATCGTGTATTTGATACGCCACTTGCTGAATCTGGTATCGGTGGTCTTGCTATCGGTCTTGCACTTGAAGGTTTCCGCCCAGTTCCAGAAATCCAATTTTTCGGCTTCGTATTTGAAGTAATGGATTCCGTTGCTGGCCAAATGGCTCGTATGCGTTACCGTACAGGCGGAACTCGTACAGCTCCAATCACAATTCGCGCACCTTTTGGTGGTGGCGTTCATACGCCAGAAATGCATGCGGATAACTTAGAAGGCTTAATGGCTCAATCACCTGGTTTAAAAGTGGTAATTCCATCCACTCCATACGATGCAAAAGGTCTTTTAATCTCAGCTATTCGTGATAACGACCCAGTTATCTTCCTTGAGCATATGAAATTATACCGTTCTTTCCGTGAAGAAGTTCCAGAAGGCGAATACACAGTAGAAATTGGTAAAGCAGCTGTTCGTCGTGAAGGTACAGACGTTTCTATCATCACTTATGGTGCAATGGTACAAGAATCAATGAAAGCATCAGAAGCACTTGAAAAAGACGGTGTATCTGTTGAAGTTATTGATTTACGTACAATTAGCCCAATTGATGTAGACACAATTGTTGCTTCTGTTAAGAAAACAAATCGTGCTGTTGTTGTTCAAGAAGCACAAAAACAAGCAGGTATTGCAGCGAACGTTATTGCCGAAATCAATGACCGAGCAATTCTTTCACTTGAAGCGCCAGTTATGCGTGTAGCTGCTCCAGATAGCGTATTCCCGTTCTCTCAAGCAGAAACAGTTTGGTTACCAAATCATAACGATATCATCGAACGTGTAAAAGAAGTTATTGCATTTTAA